Proteins from a genomic interval of Ensifer canadensis:
- a CDS encoding TIGR04028 family ABC transporter substrate-binding protein, protein MTTKLKRLALTLATLSASGFFLPGAFAQGAGDPIKGGTLIYLEQQAHTNLYPPAGGFYPNGGILNQITDKLTYQNPKTLEIEPWIAESWTVNADATEYTFKIRPGVTFSDGTPLDAAAVAKNYDVFGLGNKELKQPVSEVINNYARSEVIDPLTVKFYFKKPSPGFLQGTSVIGSGLVAASTLALPFEQLGDATKIIGSGPFVVDSETIGKELNLKAREEYAWGPAKLEHQGRPYLDGITYIITGEDSVRIGALLAGQADFIRQVQAYDEKQVEAQDYQIYAPSTRGVNNSVVFRPDNPLVADVRVRKALLHATDAKEVVTTLFSANYPQATSIIASTALGYRDISAKLSFDPGKAKALLDEAGWTVGANGLRQKDGKELVLTAYESLPQPQNKETLQLVAQQWGKLGVKLTVLAGDSGSRIVDDLDPLKTPVSPAMVGRADPDVIKSQYYPKNRDVLRQKGGQSDKVQSFADDKLNGLLEALASEPDREKRLAIAGEVQDYVVDQAYAIPIFEEPQAFAGAPYVQGVAFEAVGRPSFYSTWLAEH, encoded by the coding sequence TCTACCCGCCGGCCGGCGGCTTTTACCCAAATGGCGGCATCCTCAACCAGATCACCGACAAGCTGACCTACCAGAACCCGAAGACGCTCGAGATCGAGCCTTGGATCGCGGAATCGTGGACGGTCAACGCTGATGCGACCGAATACACCTTCAAGATCCGTCCTGGCGTCACCTTCTCCGACGGCACGCCGCTGGATGCCGCTGCCGTGGCAAAGAACTACGACGTCTTCGGGCTCGGCAACAAGGAACTGAAGCAGCCGGTCTCGGAGGTCATCAACAACTACGCGCGCAGCGAGGTCATCGATCCGCTAACCGTCAAATTCTACTTCAAGAAGCCGTCGCCGGGCTTCCTGCAGGGCACGTCGGTGATCGGCTCCGGGCTCGTTGCCGCAAGCACGCTGGCGCTTCCGTTTGAACAACTGGGCGATGCCACCAAGATCATCGGCTCCGGTCCGTTTGTCGTCGACAGCGAAACGATCGGCAAGGAGCTGAACCTGAAGGCGCGCGAAGAATACGCCTGGGGTCCGGCAAAGCTGGAGCATCAGGGGCGGCCCTATCTCGATGGTATCACATACATCATCACCGGCGAGGACAGCGTGCGCATTGGCGCTCTGCTTGCGGGCCAGGCCGATTTCATCCGGCAGGTCCAGGCCTATGACGAAAAACAGGTTGAAGCGCAGGATTACCAGATCTACGCGCCTTCGACGCGCGGTGTGAACAACAGCGTCGTCTTCCGACCCGACAATCCGCTCGTCGCTGACGTGAGGGTCCGCAAGGCGCTGCTGCACGCGACCGACGCCAAGGAAGTCGTCACCACGCTGTTTTCCGCCAACTACCCACAGGCGACGTCAATCATCGCCTCCACGGCGCTCGGCTATCGCGACATTTCGGCAAAGCTTTCCTTCGATCCGGGAAAGGCAAAAGCCCTGCTCGATGAGGCCGGGTGGACGGTCGGCGCCAATGGCCTGCGCCAGAAGGACGGCAAGGAACTGGTGCTGACCGCCTATGAATCCCTGCCGCAGCCGCAGAACAAGGAAACCTTGCAGCTTGTCGCCCAGCAATGGGGCAAGCTCGGCGTCAAGCTGACCGTGCTTGCCGGCGACAGCGGCAGCAGGATCGTCGACGATCTCGATCCGCTCAAGACACCGGTTTCACCGGCCATGGTCGGGCGCGCCGATCCTGACGTGATCAAGAGCCAGTACTACCCGAAAAACCGTGACGTCCTTCGCCAAAAGGGCGGCCAGAGCGACAAGGTCCAGAGCTTCGCCGATGACAAGCTGAACGGCCTGCTCGAGGCGCTTGCTTCGGAGCCGGACCGCGAGAAGCGGTTGGCGATTGCCGGCGAGGTTCAGGACTATGTCGTCGACCAGGCCTATGCGATCCCGATTTTCGAGGAGCCGCAAGCCTTTGCCGGTGCGCCTTACGTCCAGGGCGTCGCCTTCGAGGCGGTTGGCCGCCCAAGCTTCTACAGCACATGGCTTGCCGAACACTGA